The genomic stretch GAATTGATTGCTGCCCGCATAGCTGCTTGCGCGTCCCCAAACGCTGCCGATTAAAGTAAATTTCGGTAAGTAACTTTTCTTTAAAAGTTTGGCGTTGGTAGCGAGATAATCATTGTTGCTTTTATAAAAGTCAAGCATAGGATTATTGGCTTCTGTTGAATCGTATTGAAGATTGTTGAACACTACTTCGGAATCTAAAATGCGGTTATTGATATTTGATGAATCAAGAGAAATACCTGTGTAAGTGGATAATGTTTGCAAAGCTTCTTTCAATTGCGCATTAGTTCTGTTTAGTTGAATTTTTGCTTTTGCCAGTTCTGCATTTGCCTGCGACAAATCTGCACCGGGCTTGATTCCTGCGCGTGCGAGTGATTGAATAATGGTGTCGATTGTTGCATATCTTTTTACATTTTGTTTATCTATTCTTTGAAGATTTTGATAAGTCAAAATATTGAAATACAACTTTGCCAGTTCTATTTTTAATTGGTATTTATCTTTTGCTAAAGCTGCATTTGCGAGGGATGCTTCGGCTTGCGCATTTTCATTTTTTGCTTTGTTCAATCCGAAATTATAAATGTCGTACTCGGAATAAACGGATGCTAAATCTCCAATCGTTGCATTGTAGTTTTGCCGGTTGGTAATGCTGCCTGAAGTTGACGGAACAACGCCCATTGGAAAATAGGTGCCGTTCACAGCATTGGCGCTGCCGAGCGATGCCTGCGCATTGAATTTTACAAAAGGCAATTGTTCGTGCTTAACGTCTGTAATATGTGCCGTTGCTGCATTTGCGAATGCTTCGCTTTGCCTTATTGCGGGTGTATATTTTTCTGCAACTTCAATAAGTTGCTGTAATGAATAAGTTGATTGATTGCTTTGCGCGCGCGAAAAATTTGGATATAAAAATCCAAGCAAAACACACACAATCAAAGCGACCTTCCTTTGATGAAAAGGTTGCATATAACTGTAATTTTTGTATAGAAAATTCGTGAAATGAATTAATCCGTGAAGGTTGTGTATGGCGATGCACAACAACTCAACACATCATTTAAAAAAATGAAAAGCTCAGATTAAAAAGAGTCAAGAAAATTAAGCAATTACAGGCGGCGCGCGTCCTTTACAGATGTATAAAAATGAAGAAACAAAATGATTGCTGTAATAATAGAGCGGCTTGGGTAAGGTGGTATTGAAACAGGAAAATCTTGTTGATAAAAGAAGAATAAAAACCAGTTTCTCCGTTTGAAAATGCTTGTTGATTCTAAACTTCAGCGGTTTGTGATTTTTATTTTGAATAGTATTGTTTGAGTTGTCAGATGTTGTACGCTTGTTGAATATTTCCCAAACGAAACTTGTGTTTAGCGTGTTGTTAATTCCGAATTTGTTTGGTACTATAAAAAGATGTGCGCATAGAATTGCTATAAAGCCAATCAGTAAAAAACTGACCCATAATTTATGACGAAAATTGTATGAAGTTATTGATTGCATCAGCAGCTGATATTGAGCAGCTTTGACAAAAATAATGTTTAGAGTTTGGTATAAAGATTAAATAATTCTTAAAAAGAAAATCATTAACGGATAATGAATGCTTGTTATTTATCGCATTGGTAAATAATTTTACACAAACAAATCTGCAGCAATGCCATCTGCATAATGTTTTCCGCGATTGGTAAGTGTGAGATGATTGTTTTGAAGTGCAAGCATTTTCTTATTGAGAAATTTTTTCGCAATTATTTCTAACCTGATTTTATGCTCGAAGCTGAAATCTGTTTCTATTTTTCCCAAATCAATTCCTTCGATTGTTCGCAGCGAAATCATAATCAATTCATTCAGTTTATTTTCACCCGAAAGAATTTCTTCTTCAAAATTTAACTGATTGCTTTTTAAAGATTGTATGTAAAGTGCATTATTTGCAATGTTCCATTGGCGCGCATTTCCGTTGAAGGAGTGCGCCGACGGTCCGATGCCGAGATAACGTTTTCCTTGCCAATAACTGCTGTTGTGGCGGCTGCGAAAACCCTGTTTTGCAAAATTGGAAATTTCGTAATGTTCAAAATTATTTTGTGTAGCCCATTGCATTAGAATATCAAAGTGCCGTACTTGTTTTTCCAAATCAATATCGGGCGTTTTGTGTTTTTCAATCATTTTATGCAAAGCAGTTTTGGGCTCGACGGTTAAAGCATACGCTGAAAGGTGTGGAATGTTCAGCTCGGTTATTTTTTGCAAATTATTTCTCCAAAGTTCATCTGTCAGCATTGGCGTTCCATAAATTAAATCTGCCGAAATATTTAGAAAGCCATTTTCCTGTGCCAGTACAATGCTTTGAAATGCTTGTGTGGCACTATGCGCACGGTTCATCCATTGCAAATCTTCTTCGCAAAAAGATTGTGTGCCAATGCTTAAACGATTGATGCCAATGCTTTTCCATTGCAATAATTTTTCTTTATTGATATCATCCGGATTTGACTCTAAAGTGATTTCTGCATTATCCGAAACAGGAAAATTTTTCTTGATTTTATCAACGATTTTTTCCAGTTCATCTGCATTAATTATAGATGGTGTGCCGCCACCGAAGTAAATGGTTTCAACTTCATCATCAATACGATTTTTTCGTAAATCAATTTCCTGTCTTATGCAATTCATCATTTCTGCCGAATTATACCGGGTAGTGGAAAAATGGAAATTGCAGTAATGACAAGCTTTTTTGCAATAAGGAATATGTATGTAAATGCCTGACAACTGGATAATAATTATTATGCAATAATGGAACTCAAAAGTAAAAAATTAAAAAGTTAAAGAAATATAAACTCTTTAAATACAATAACGGAGGGTGTTTCAGGGTAGGTAACATTAACTTAACGTTACGGTAATATTGAAATAATAAGGTGCAAGTTTCTTTGCTGCATAATTAAAATCACAAATGAGAAAACTATTTTACAGCCTTTTGTTGCTGTTTATTTCCCTGATGGGAACACATTCGCTTAGCGCCCAGTATCTTTTCAATTCGGACTCCGCATTCAACGCTGGAACGCCGATGACCGGACACTTATGGGGCTACACATTCGGCGATTATTATTACAAAGCTCACGCAGACGCTTTGGATCGCGGTAATGCCAACCAATATACGGGCATCCCGAAAAATAGAAATGCTTT from Arachidicoccus sp. BS20 encodes the following:
- a CDS encoding TolC family protein gives rise to the protein MQPFHQRKVALIVCVLLGFLYPNFSRAQSNQSTYSLQQLIEVAEKYTPAIRQSEAFANAATAHITDVKHEQLPFVKFNAQASLGSANAVNGTYFPMGVVPSTSGSITNRQNYNATIGDLASVYSEYDIYNFGLNKAKNENAQAEASLANAALAKDKYQLKIELAKLYFNILTYQNLQRIDKQNVKRYATIDTIIQSLARAGIKPGADLSQANAELAKAKIQLNRTNAQLKEALQTLSTYTGISLDSSNINNRILDSEVVFNNLQYDSTEANNPMLDFYKSNNDYLATNAKLLKKSYLPKFTLIGSVWGRASSYAGSNQFNAIGTGLGFQRYNYAAGIAFVYDFMDGLHKKDKLTEYKYELKAGQEAYNQQKLNFDEANAQADLQLKLVMDNLQQLSVQKKSAHAVYADKEAQYKAGMVTLIDLTNASFVLYRSQVDYLDAIDDWYAASLSKAIATGNLDNFIQSVK
- the hemW gene encoding radical SAM family heme chaperone HemW yields the protein MSGIYIHIPYCKKACHYCNFHFSTTRYNSAEMMNCIRQEIDLRKNRIDDEVETIYFGGGTPSIINADELEKIVDKIKKNFPVSDNAEITLESNPDDINKEKLLQWKSIGINRLSIGTQSFCEEDLQWMNRAHSATQAFQSIVLAQENGFLNISADLIYGTPMLTDELWRNNLQKITELNIPHLSAYALTVEPKTALHKMIEKHKTPDIDLEKQVRHFDILMQWATQNNFEHYEISNFAKQGFRSRHNSSYWQGKRYLGIGPSAHSFNGNARQWNIANNALYIQSLKSNQLNFEEEILSGENKLNELIMISLRTIEGIDLGKIETDFSFEHKIRLEIIAKKFLNKKMLALQNNHLTLTNRGKHYADGIAADLFV